The nucleotide window CGTGCGCGACATACCCGACTCGGACCTGCGGGACGCGCTCTCGCCGTACGGGTATCCGGGTCCGGTCAGCGACGCCCCCGCCGACACCGGGTTCTGGGAGCGGGCCTGCGCCGCGATGATCGAGACCCTGCGGGCCGACGGGATCGTGTCGGTCTTCGTGCGGATGCACCCGCTGCTGCGAGCGCCGCTGGAGACGCTCGGCCGCTTCGGCGCGCTGGTCCGGCACGGCGAGACGGTGTCGATGGACCTGACCGTCAGCCTCGACGAGATGTGGAAGCAGACCCGCAGCGACCACCGCAACCACATCAACCGGGCCCGCCGCGACGGCACCCGGATCGTGTTCGACGACTGGGACCGCCTCGGCGAGTGGGTCGAGGTCTACCACGACAACATGCGCCGGGTCGGCGCGACCTCCTACTACTTCTTCACCCGCGAGCACCTCGCGGCGATGCACGACGCGGTCGGCGACCGCATGCATCTCGCCGTCGCCCTCGAGGGCGACGAGGTGGTCGGCGGCAACACGTTCTTCGAGCACGACGGCATCGCCACCGGCTACGTCTCGTCCACCCGGCGCGCTCCCCGCCGCTACGCCGACGAGCTGCTGTACGACGAGGTCCGGCGCTGGTGCAAGAGCCGCGGTGACACCGTCTTCCACCTCGGCGGCGGCAAGGGCGGGTGCAACGACTCGCTGTTCTCGTACAAGGCGGGCTTCTCGCCGAGCCGGCACGCGTTCCACACCTGGCGCGTGGTGACCGACGAGCCCGCGTACCGGCAGTTGGTCCGGCAGCGGGCGCCGGAGGCCGATCCGGCCGACCTGTCCGCCACCTTCCCGTCCTACCGTTAGGAGTTCGGCATGCGGATCAACTGTGTCGGCGGCGGGCCCGCCGGCCTGTACTTCGCGGTACTGGCGAAGCTGGCCGACCCCGCGCACGAGGTGACCGTGCTGGAACGCAACCCGGCCGGCGTCACGTGGGGCTGGGGCGTGGTCTTCTGGGACGACCTGCTCGACG belongs to Amorphoplanes digitatis and includes:
- a CDS encoding GNAT family N-acetyltransferase: MTASPRAALLEPAAREWKEALQRADHDMYHESEYVVLDARLYGGRPIAFWYEEDGRRLLMPLIVRDIPDSDLRDALSPYGYPGPVSDAPADTGFWERACAAMIETLRADGIVSVFVRMHPLLRAPLETLGRFGALVRHGETVSMDLTVSLDEMWKQTRSDHRNHINRARRDGTRIVFDDWDRLGEWVEVYHDNMRRVGATSYYFFTREHLAAMHDAVGDRMHLAVALEGDEVVGGNTFFEHDGIATGYVSSTRRAPRRYADELLYDEVRRWCKSRGDTVFHLGGGKGGCNDSLFSYKAGFSPSRHAFHTWRVVTDEPAYRQLVRQRAPEADPADLSATFPSYR